In Aeromicrobium marinum DSM 15272, one genomic interval encodes:
- a CDS encoding copper resistance CopC family protein has translation MNFAHRACFAVGVLALLLAPLPAAADAALVGSTPTDGSAVVDGAPPIVSFEFSEDVFEGAAFLAVIDPEGTEVSTGDVSVDGRTLQRGYAPTGPGTYTASYRIVSTDGHPVEGSITFTSEGLAVEDDPTSSPQEAPAPAGQDGSITATADSDDASLLQSPLTWAAVALVAATTVVWLLVARRRRPEPEVADVDRA, from the coding sequence ATGAACTTTGCGCACCGCGCCTGCTTTGCTGTCGGCGTGCTCGCCCTCCTGCTCGCGCCGCTGCCTGCGGCCGCCGACGCCGCGCTGGTCGGGTCCACCCCGACCGACGGATCGGCTGTCGTCGACGGGGCGCCCCCGATCGTGAGTTTCGAGTTCAGCGAGGACGTCTTCGAGGGGGCGGCGTTTCTCGCCGTCATCGACCCGGAGGGAACCGAAGTCTCCACCGGCGATGTGAGCGTCGACGGCCGAACACTCCAGCGCGGGTACGCGCCAACAGGACCCGGCACGTACACCGCTTCCTACCGGATCGTGTCCACCGACGGCCATCCAGTCGAGGGCAGCATCACCTTCACCAGCGAGGGCCTGGCTGTCGAGGACGATCCGACATCATCTCCGCAGGAGGCGCCGGCTCCGGCGGGCCAGGACGGATCGATCACTGCGACCGCGGACAGTGACGACGCCAGCCTTCTGCAGAGCCCGCTGACATGGGCCGCGGTTGCCCTCGTCGCGGCAACGACCGTCGTCTGGCTTCTTGTCGCCCGACGTCGTCGGCCGGAACCCGAGGTGGCGGACGTCGACCGCGCCTGA
- a CDS encoding ArsR/SmtB family transcription factor, with translation MTIQSMPGTAGSGESLTAAACLFHGFSDRARLVILQHLLLGEHRVVELTEHLGLAQSTVSKHLACLKDCGLVSSRPEGRASIFSVTHPEATTSLLAAAEQLLDLTGFAVTLCPNHGTSSGHDRA, from the coding sequence ATGACGATCCAATCGATGCCGGGCACTGCTGGCTCGGGCGAGTCCCTCACCGCGGCCGCGTGTCTGTTCCACGGCTTCAGCGACCGCGCCCGCTTGGTCATCCTCCAGCACTTGCTGCTCGGCGAGCACCGTGTGGTGGAACTGACCGAGCACCTCGGTCTGGCCCAGTCCACGGTGTCCAAGCACCTCGCGTGCCTGAAAGACTGTGGCCTGGTGTCGTCGCGACCCGAGGGACGCGCATCGATCTTCAGCGTCACCCACCCGGAGGCGACGACATCCCTGCTCGCCGCCGCCGAGCAACTGCTGGACCTCACCGGGTTCGCCGTCACCCTGTGCCCCAACCACGGAACGAGCAGTGGGCATGACCGAGCTTGA
- a CDS encoding cation diffusion facilitator family transporter, producing the protein MTELEAARRAHLGRRAQLLAGFSVTYNVVEAVIAISAGIVAGSVALIGFGLDSTVEVASGLIILWQFSHRIPQSREQQALRLLAFSFFALAAYVGFESARALIFGSDPDASTVGIILAAVSLVVMPFVSYAQRRTGKALGSNAVYADGTQTLLCTYLSAVLLVGLVANATLGWTWADPVAGLIIAVIALREGLEAWKGDGCCSPLSTTSESTHGLGCTDVDDPCRAVSSEDQLLGGERGGRL; encoded by the coding sequence ATGACCGAGCTTGAGGCGGCACGCAGGGCGCACCTCGGACGGAGGGCCCAGCTGCTCGCGGGCTTCTCGGTCACCTACAACGTCGTCGAGGCGGTCATCGCCATCAGCGCCGGGATCGTCGCCGGGTCGGTGGCTCTCATCGGATTCGGGCTCGACTCAACCGTCGAGGTCGCCAGCGGACTCATCATCCTGTGGCAGTTCTCGCATCGCATCCCCCAGTCCCGGGAGCAGCAGGCGCTGAGACTCCTGGCGTTCTCGTTCTTCGCCCTGGCCGCCTATGTCGGGTTCGAGTCGGCTCGCGCGCTGATCTTCGGGTCGGACCCCGACGCCTCCACCGTCGGCATCATCCTCGCGGCCGTGTCGTTGGTCGTGATGCCGTTCGTGTCCTACGCCCAACGCCGCACCGGCAAGGCGCTCGGCTCCAACGCCGTCTACGCCGACGGCACGCAGACCCTGCTGTGCACCTACCTCTCGGCCGTCCTCCTCGTCGGCCTGGTCGCGAACGCCACGCTGGGCTGGACCTGGGCCGATCCCGTCGCTGGCCTGATCATCGCCGTCATCGCCCTGCGCGAAGGGCTCGAGGCATGGAAGGGCGACGGGTGCTGTTCGCCCCTCAGCACAACGTCGGAGTCGACTCACGGCCTCGGCTGCACCGACGTCGACGATCCGTGTCGCGCAGTCAGTTCCGAGGATCAGCTGCTCGGCGGAGAACGCGGCGGGAGGCTCTGA
- a CDS encoding methyltransferase family protein: protein MAAVALVLFGVYFAIAFGWRTWLQFRSTGDSGFRGISGRAGSVEWTGRVLFVVALVAAVAAPIADLAGLPTTDVLVGRPIQIAGVIITVAGIAATFAAQVAMGSSWRVGVDEAERTELVTGGAFALARNPIFTAMAVTGLGLVLVVPNVLGIAGLIGLVVAIQIQVRGVEEPYLARQHGNQWAAYSNRVGRFLPGIGTIKNGTT, encoded by the coding sequence ATGGCTGCTGTCGCACTCGTCCTGTTCGGGGTGTACTTCGCGATCGCCTTCGGGTGGCGCACGTGGTTGCAGTTCCGCTCCACCGGTGACAGCGGGTTCAGAGGCATCAGCGGCCGCGCCGGGTCGGTCGAGTGGACCGGCCGAGTACTGTTCGTCGTGGCACTGGTCGCCGCCGTCGCCGCGCCGATCGCTGACCTCGCCGGCCTGCCGACCACCGACGTCCTGGTCGGTCGGCCGATCCAGATCGCGGGTGTGATCATCACCGTGGCTGGCATCGCGGCGACGTTCGCCGCACAAGTCGCGATGGGCTCGAGCTGGCGGGTCGGGGTCGACGAGGCCGAACGGACCGAGCTGGTCACGGGTGGTGCGTTCGCTCTGGCTCGCAACCCCATCTTCACGGCCATGGCCGTCACCGGACTCGGGCTGGTGCTGGTGGTCCCGAACGTCCTCGGCATCGCCGGACTGATCGGCCTCGTGGTGGCCATCCAGATCCAGGTCCGCGGTGTCGAGGAGCCCTACCTCGCACGCCAGCACGGAAACCAGTGGGCCGCCTACAGCAACCGGGTCGGCAGATTCCTTCCTGGCATCGGAACGATCAAGAACGGGACCACGTGA
- a CDS encoding cation diffusion facilitator family transporter has translation MGRLQQPGRQIPSWHRNDQERDHVMGADHSHRPPAGHAGGRYRRRLAIAFGLIFTFFFVELVYGLLANSLALISDAGHMAADVVALGAALAATTIATRKDTTGRRTFGSYRAEVFAAGLTVLIMLGVSAYVVFEAIGRIGNDSEVSPTPMIVVGGLGLIINLVVMMMLRSGAQDSLNVKGAYFEVIADTAGSAGVIAAGVLVATTGQPWWDTTVALAIGIFVAVRAIMLGRQVLAVLGQHVPEGMPIDEVADTLAAIPGVTDVHDLHIWVLTSGMNVATAHLVGATTEDLPRILDHARTILRRDYDIDHATIQVERTATRECHELGW, from the coding sequence GTGGGCCGCCTACAGCAACCGGGTCGGCAGATTCCTTCCTGGCATCGGAACGATCAAGAACGGGACCACGTGATGGGCGCGGACCACAGCCACCGTCCACCAGCAGGCCACGCAGGCGGACGGTACCGGCGCCGGCTGGCGATCGCGTTCGGTCTGATCTTCACGTTCTTCTTCGTGGAGCTCGTCTACGGACTGCTGGCCAACTCGCTCGCACTGATCTCGGACGCCGGCCACATGGCCGCCGACGTCGTCGCACTCGGCGCTGCCCTCGCGGCAACCACGATCGCCACCCGCAAGGACACCACCGGCAGACGAACGTTCGGGTCCTACCGGGCGGAAGTTTTCGCCGCCGGCCTGACCGTGCTCATCATGCTCGGAGTCTCTGCCTATGTGGTCTTCGAGGCGATCGGTCGCATCGGCAACGACTCGGAAGTCTCACCCACCCCCATGATCGTCGTCGGCGGTCTCGGCCTGATCATCAATCTCGTCGTGATGATGATGCTGCGCAGCGGTGCGCAGGACAGTCTCAACGTCAAGGGCGCCTACTTCGAGGTCATTGCTGACACGGCAGGTTCAGCCGGAGTGATCGCCGCCGGCGTGCTCGTGGCAACGACGGGCCAACCGTGGTGGGACACCACCGTCGCCCTGGCCATCGGCATCTTCGTGGCCGTGCGCGCGATCATGCTCGGCCGTCAGGTGCTCGCCGTGCTCGGCCAACACGTCCCGGAAGGAATGCCGATCGACGAGGTCGCCGACACGCTCGCCGCGATCCCCGGAGTCACCGACGTCCACGACCTCCACATCTGGGTGCTCACCTCGGGCATGAACGTCGCCACCGCCCACCTGGTCGGCGCCACCACCGAAGACCTGCCCCGCATCCTCGACCACGCGCGCACCATCCTCAGACGCGACTACGACATCGACCACGCGACCATCCAGGTCGAACGCACCGCAACCCGCGAGTGCCATGAGCTTGGCTGGTGA
- a CDS encoding class I SAM-dependent methyltransferase, whose product MRDPKDDHWNAVYGSKADTDTSWYEPKPTDSLAMLDRLGVVIGQSVIDVGGGTSTLVDSLWGRGHRDLAVLDVSAEALRQSRERLGKDGEQVEWVVADLTEWAPSRRYDVWHDRAVFHFLTDPDARAAYLTSLRTAVQPGGAFVVATFALSGPEHCSGLPVARHSAEGLIDALGPGFEVIDQREIIHTTPWGSEQPFTWLGGRVVP is encoded by the coding sequence ATGAGAGATCCGAAGGATGATCACTGGAATGCGGTCTACGGCTCCAAGGCCGACACCGACACCAGCTGGTACGAGCCCAAGCCGACCGATTCTCTGGCGATGCTCGACCGGTTGGGTGTCGTGATCGGCCAATCAGTGATCGATGTCGGCGGCGGAACCTCCACGCTCGTCGACAGCCTGTGGGGAAGGGGCCACCGCGACTTGGCCGTTCTCGACGTGTCTGCCGAAGCGCTCCGCCAGAGTCGTGAACGACTCGGCAAGGACGGCGAGCAGGTCGAATGGGTTGTTGCCGACCTCACCGAATGGGCGCCATCGCGACGGTACGACGTCTGGCACGACCGCGCGGTCTTCCACTTCCTGACCGATCCCGACGCGCGAGCGGCGTATCTCACCAGTCTGCGCACCGCCGTTCAACCAGGAGGGGCATTCGTGGTCGCCACATTCGCGCTGAGCGGACCAGAGCATTGCTCAGGTCTCCCTGTCGCCAGGCATAGCGCCGAGGGCCTCATCGACGCTCTTGGCCCAGGATTCGAGGTGATCGACCAGCGCGAGATCATCCACACCACCCCGTGGGGGAGCGAGCAGCCGTTCACGTGGCTCGGCGGTCGGGTCGTCCCCTGA
- a CDS encoding AAA family ATPase yields the protein MKLSRVDVRFFRSFNYDYELKAREGSEPASWEDADPAWFPFVKVQLDSEVTAIVGANEAGKSQLLTAIKAALSGTPIERADFCRYSERYSAKTNEIRLPEFGGTFTLEPGEPNLDPSTGLADVREFTLYRPGSGAPFVVANNLRIEMSPSAISALVPLLPSFHELRTDLAIPNSVSIAELAGEERHRMHDRKQRTGLLAELSALAAPTAEAVAAKLVPRLVAAEDEASIEAESKRRAEFELARQLLVDAAGIDQSMFVELREAIRSGREGQVEGIVGIMNSAIKENLNIQRWWTQDRDFDLLVEAREQELAFTIRDRTNSKYSFDERSQGLRFFLSYFVQLTAHRLKNVKADILLLDEPDAFLSSIGQQDLLRVLHDYAMPEDATPRSQVVYVTHSPFLIDKNAPHRIRVLDKGSEDEGTRVVRDAANNRYEPLRSSLGAHVAETAFIGGQNLFVEGIADQILIAGVSAQINRREQSTAGALDLNAVTVVAAGGADAIPYMVYLARGRDTVKPPCVALLDGDASGRDAERVLKRGEARKKRVLLDEYIVRLDLWAADSGLEFEPNVTVEEIEDLLPVEVAHRASLNYLARFNDLGTVDTSKFTPATIRAGLEAEGVGIWDALDAAYRTAFTDDHLEKAGLAREVVSLLALEPDIEGGDDVRQRFGALLRHLAERLDLASDDEERSRTDDRLKRAIKNFTRNHPSGMRKHDAKKLLREIEASLGASEFGDEVRPRVHRIAREFELTDSTSPNVPRFPQFREEIKSLNSSERIAYQDDALSDPVGAIYLDASVDGDN from the coding sequence ATGAAACTGTCCAGAGTTGATGTTCGCTTCTTCAGATCGTTCAACTACGACTATGAGCTGAAGGCGCGAGAAGGGAGCGAGCCGGCGAGCTGGGAGGATGCTGACCCAGCTTGGTTCCCATTCGTGAAGGTTCAACTGGACTCCGAAGTCACCGCCATCGTCGGTGCAAACGAGGCGGGCAAGAGCCAGCTCTTGACGGCAATCAAGGCCGCCCTTTCCGGTACGCCAATCGAGCGAGCCGACTTCTGCCGCTACAGCGAACGGTACTCCGCGAAGACGAACGAAATTCGCTTACCCGAGTTTGGGGGTACTTTCACTCTTGAGCCCGGTGAACCAAACCTGGACCCTTCCACCGGTCTGGCGGACGTTCGTGAGTTCACTCTCTACCGTCCCGGCAGCGGTGCACCGTTCGTGGTCGCGAACAACCTTCGCATCGAGATGTCCCCATCGGCGATCTCCGCGCTAGTGCCGCTCTTGCCTTCATTCCATGAGCTCAGGACTGACCTTGCTATCCCAAACAGCGTCTCGATCGCCGAACTAGCGGGAGAAGAGCGGCACCGAATGCACGATCGCAAGCAGCGGACGGGACTCTTGGCAGAACTGTCTGCGCTTGCTGCTCCGACCGCCGAGGCCGTCGCGGCGAAACTTGTGCCACGGCTAGTGGCAGCCGAGGATGAGGCAAGTATCGAAGCCGAAAGCAAGCGCAGAGCTGAGTTCGAGCTCGCCCGCCAACTACTTGTCGATGCTGCCGGTATCGACCAAAGCATGTTCGTCGAGCTACGCGAGGCGATCAGATCCGGTCGTGAAGGTCAGGTCGAGGGCATTGTTGGAATCATGAACTCGGCGATCAAGGAGAACCTGAACATTCAACGTTGGTGGACCCAGGACCGCGATTTCGACCTCTTGGTAGAGGCCAGGGAGCAGGAACTCGCCTTTACGATTCGAGACCGCACCAACTCGAAGTACTCCTTCGACGAGCGTAGCCAAGGCCTTCGCTTCTTCCTCAGCTACTTCGTTCAACTGACGGCGCACCGCCTCAAGAACGTGAAAGCAGACATTCTTCTCCTCGACGAGCCCGACGCGTTCCTGTCCAGCATCGGACAGCAAGACCTCTTGCGTGTGTTGCATGACTACGCAATGCCGGAGGATGCGACGCCAAGAAGCCAGGTCGTATATGTGACGCACTCACCGTTCCTCATCGATAAGAACGCCCCTCATCGGATCCGGGTTCTCGACAAGGGTTCCGAAGATGAGGGGACACGAGTGGTGCGCGACGCAGCGAACAATCGATACGAGCCACTGCGGTCGTCGCTCGGCGCGCACGTGGCTGAGACGGCCTTCATCGGCGGTCAGAATCTGTTCGTTGAGGGAATCGCCGACCAGATTCTCATCGCCGGAGTCTCAGCCCAGATCAACAGGCGCGAGCAGAGCACCGCTGGAGCACTGGATCTCAACGCAGTTACAGTCGTGGCAGCAGGTGGAGCTGATGCCATTCCCTACATGGTCTACCTCGCACGTGGCCGGGACACCGTGAAGCCTCCCTGCGTTGCGCTGCTTGACGGTGACGCATCGGGCCGCGATGCAGAGCGTGTTCTCAAACGAGGTGAAGCTCGAAAGAAGCGCGTTCTACTGGACGAGTACATTGTGCGCCTCGACCTCTGGGCTGCCGACTCGGGTCTTGAGTTCGAACCCAACGTCACGGTTGAGGAGATCGAGGACCTCCTCCCCGTCGAAGTCGCACATCGCGCGTCGCTTAACTACCTTGCTCGATTCAACGATCTGGGCACTGTGGACACGAGCAAATTCACTCCCGCCACCATTCGGGCTGGGCTTGAGGCTGAAGGCGTCGGAATCTGGGACGCGCTCGACGCTGCGTACCGCACGGCGTTTACTGATGACCACCTCGAAAAGGCGGGGCTAGCCCGCGAAGTGGTCTCCCTCTTGGCCTTGGAGCCCGACATTGAGGGAGGCGACGATGTGCGGCAACGCTTTGGCGCCCTCCTGCGCCACCTTGCAGAACGACTCGACCTCGCATCCGATGACGAGGAGCGGAGCCGTACCGATGACCGACTGAAGCGAGCAATCAAGAACTTCACTCGCAACCACCCATCCGGCATGAGAAAGCATGACGCGAAGAAGCTACTCCGCGAGATCGAGGCTTCCCTGGGGGCGTCAGAGTTCGGCGATGAAGTCCGCCCTCGGGTCCACCGGATTGCTCGCGAGTTTGAGCTGACCGACTCAACGAGCCCGAACGTACCTCGCTTCCCGCAGTTTCGGGAGGAGATAAAGTCATTGAACTCGAGCGAACGCATCGCCTACCAGGATGACGCCCTATCCGATCCGGTCGGAGCGATCTACCTGGATGCGTCAGTCGACGGCGACAATTAG
- a CDS encoding DUF262 domain-containing protein has protein sequence MKLSKSELELESVYNRINKGEIDLQPDFQRGEIWDNRRRQRLVDTIIRNWYVPAVHVVKDRDGNEEVLDGQQRLAAIRDFFEDRFGIDGRIEPHNDEILGLHGAKFSHLPEARRRSIQRFTLQIITLTDFEPQEPNELFFRLNQSYNLTPPEKRNALHGEARDAVKELVARLKEVGLLSPESVGFSNGRLAYDDIVARTCVALETDDLGVHINNNVVEDFYRNKEFTERTLERVESAGRALQVQVQRCPERVRFNKGTLFTWLVFLDWASGVYGGVPLELLSRFEADRRRSKNGADPGMSEDRRLLELVSLYEDRAAYRVTDVSSVRTRDLALHLYSNYIFDTPSVRNSDAVLRRITEPSLEPVSSVISDFLAEETWGSELHELAEQT, from the coding sequence ATGAAGCTCAGCAAGTCGGAACTTGAGCTGGAGTCGGTATACAACCGGATCAATAAGGGTGAGATCGACCTGCAGCCGGACTTTCAGCGCGGAGAGATCTGGGACAACCGACGACGCCAGCGACTCGTGGACACCATCATTCGGAACTGGTACGTGCCGGCGGTGCATGTGGTCAAGGATCGCGATGGCAACGAAGAAGTGCTCGACGGCCAGCAACGTTTGGCCGCAATCCGTGACTTTTTCGAGGACCGGTTCGGAATAGATGGTCGAATCGAGCCGCACAATGACGAGATTCTCGGTCTCCATGGCGCCAAGTTCTCGCACCTTCCTGAAGCGAGACGCCGTTCCATTCAACGATTCACACTACAGATCATCACCCTCACAGACTTTGAGCCGCAGGAGCCGAACGAACTCTTCTTTCGCCTCAACCAGTCTTACAACCTGACCCCGCCTGAGAAGCGAAACGCGCTACACGGCGAGGCGCGCGACGCAGTTAAGGAACTAGTTGCGCGGCTGAAAGAGGTCGGACTGCTTTCCCCCGAATCTGTTGGCTTCTCGAACGGTCGGCTCGCCTACGACGACATCGTTGCTCGGACGTGCGTGGCACTGGAGACGGATGACCTCGGAGTTCACATCAACAACAACGTGGTGGAAGACTTCTACAGGAACAAGGAGTTCACCGAACGAACTCTGGAGCGGGTCGAATCGGCTGGTCGCGCGCTGCAAGTTCAAGTCCAACGCTGCCCGGAGCGGGTGCGATTCAACAAGGGCACTCTCTTCACTTGGTTGGTCTTCCTCGACTGGGCCTCCGGCGTGTACGGGGGTGTTCCCCTTGAACTGTTGTCGCGATTCGAAGCAGATCGAAGGCGATCGAAGAACGGTGCTGACCCAGGAATGTCTGAGGATCGGAGGCTTCTTGAGTTGGTGTCGCTGTATGAGGATCGTGCTGCCTACCGAGTGACGGATGTCAGCTCAGTGCGCACACGCGATCTCGCCCTCCATCTCTACTCCAACTACATCTTCGATACGCCGAGCGTTCGCAACTCTGACGCTGTGCTGAGGCGCATTACCGAGCCGTCTCTCGAGCCCGTTTCGTCGGTCATCTCAGATTTCCTTGCCGAGGAGACGTGGGGCTCAGAACTTCATGAGCTAGCCGAGCAGACATGA
- a CDS encoding ATP-binding protein — MREWSEKRLWQQLAAASRDRETHSLNLGHGNHLDLDLSKGCTVVAGRNGAGKSQVLAAAKGKLGDQSTLIQLHQICEHARSALRSRDDIEEMEEETGALPLTDELISNLKRVVGRDYEEVQWFSLELEATASFRDSFEWPGDQALVPHFRVKYRGAEYTSLEMGLGEFSIHLLFWTLQQFRDRNELTVLLDEPDAYLPPIGSSRLLARMLDTCLRRNWSLVIATHSEEMIRASIEEDSLLVVRRAQDSSIEAIRSWVDGPAVATDLLAVPALELVIFGEDEAAAALVRSILRSGDGRHARTAEVVWNNGHGYLTSLRRQIPRHSRMKVRFAYAYDGDQRNQDSPPDTGWPSVYLP, encoded by the coding sequence ATGAGGGAGTGGTCAGAGAAGAGGCTGTGGCAGCAGCTGGCGGCCGCGTCGCGGGACCGGGAGACTCACTCGTTGAACCTCGGCCACGGCAACCATCTAGACCTTGACCTTTCCAAGGGTTGCACGGTGGTGGCTGGACGGAACGGTGCAGGGAAGTCTCAGGTACTAGCCGCGGCCAAGGGAAAGCTGGGCGACCAAAGCACCCTGATTCAACTACATCAGATCTGTGAGCACGCCCGATCCGCACTGCGATCGCGCGATGACATAGAGGAGATGGAGGAGGAGACAGGAGCTTTGCCGTTAACGGATGAGTTGATCAGCAACCTCAAGCGGGTAGTGGGGCGGGACTACGAAGAAGTTCAGTGGTTCTCGCTTGAGTTGGAAGCAACTGCGAGCTTCCGGGATTCGTTCGAGTGGCCGGGAGATCAAGCACTAGTTCCGCACTTCAGGGTGAAGTACCGAGGAGCCGAGTACACGTCACTTGAGATGGGTCTTGGCGAGTTCTCGATTCACCTATTGTTTTGGACACTCCAGCAGTTCCGGGACCGCAACGAGTTGACCGTCTTGCTTGACGAACCTGACGCTTACCTCCCGCCGATCGGCTCCTCTCGTCTACTTGCTCGCATGCTCGATACCTGTCTGCGCCGGAACTGGTCGCTAGTAATCGCGACGCACTCCGAAGAGATGATCCGAGCGTCAATTGAGGAGGACTCTCTTTTGGTGGTCAGGCGCGCGCAGGACTCCAGCATCGAGGCAATCAGGTCATGGGTCGACGGTCCGGCTGTTGCAACGGATTTGCTGGCGGTGCCTGCGCTTGAGCTCGTCATCTTCGGCGAGGACGAGGCCGCAGCAGCACTTGTGCGGTCTATCCTTCGGTCTGGCGACGGCCGCCATGCTCGCACCGCAGAGGTCGTCTGGAACAACGGTCACGGATACCTCACCTCGCTCCGTCGACAGATTCCTCGACACTCGCGAATGAAGGTTCGGTTCGCGTATGCCTACGATGGCGATCAACGCAACCAGGACTCACCGCCCGACACCGGATGGCCTTCGGTATACCTCCCTTGA
- a CDS encoding IS3 family transposase, whose translation MFEWIEAFYNPTRRHSSLDYLSPIEYETLHTATDQAA comes from the coding sequence ATCTTCGAGTGGATCGAAGCGTTCTACAACCCGACCCGCCGCCACTCGAGCCTGGACTACCTCAGCCCAATCGAGTACGAAACCCTTCACACCGCCACCGACCAAGCGGCATGA
- a CDS encoding transposase encodes MPAAKPEEFRRRAVELARSGDKPVAQIAKDLGISESGLRRWMAQAEVENGERPGLSKDERSELVRLR; translated from the coding sequence ATGCCTGCAGCAAAGCCCGAGGAGTTCCGTCGCAGGGCGGTGGAGTTGGCGCGGTCCGGTGACAAGCCGGTGGCGCAGATCGCGAAGGACTTGGGGATCAGCGAGTCCGGTCTTCGCCGGTGGATGGCGCAGGCCGAGGTCGAGAACGGTGAGCGTCCCGGTTTGAGCAAGGACGAGCGGTCCGAGCTGGTGCGTCTTCGTC
- a CDS encoding N-6 DNA methylase: MTVAEEVPDNGRVRKARGAFFTPPAIADFVVEWAVRGAGERVLEPSCGEAAFLERSVHRLRSLGAESPTVSGVDIHAASVREAARIVTESGGKPDILEGDFFTVPPEPIYDAVVGNPPFIRYHDFSGEARLRSRQAALEAGVSISGLASSWAAFTVHAALFLKVGGRMGLVVPAELLSVNYAAHVRRFLLQSFSRVDLVLFTERVFPEVQEEVVLLLAEGFRQGNTDHANIYQAHNADDLGEVLASSTTWKPLDPADKWTPLLLSREALHVYTDLVASGAYVPLQNWGKTSLGMVTGNNKYFALSPQKAAELGIARNELVRLSPPGSRHLRGLGLSDYAMTEMGRRGSATYLFRPPGEPSEAAQRYIDAGETAGVNLAYKCRVRKPWWRVPLVKPADLLLTYMNADTPRITTNGAGALHLNSVHGIYLRSEHSSLGRELLPLASLTSMTLVGAETVGRAYGGGMLKIEPREADRLPVPSPALVAANRDALLAVRPQMATLLRNGRLTEAAKIVDEVLMVKSLGMRRNDVATLRDEFSRLSARRAARA, encoded by the coding sequence GTGACCGTCGCTGAGGAAGTCCCAGACAACGGGCGGGTCCGGAAGGCAAGAGGTGCATTTTTCACACCGCCGGCCATCGCCGATTTTGTTGTCGAATGGGCAGTCCGTGGTGCTGGAGAGAGGGTGCTTGAGCCGTCTTGCGGCGAAGCAGCCTTCCTCGAGAGGTCGGTCCATCGACTCCGAAGTCTCGGTGCTGAGTCACCCACCGTTAGTGGCGTTGACATCCACGCAGCGAGTGTGCGCGAGGCTGCCCGCATCGTCACCGAATCGGGGGGCAAACCAGACATTCTGGAGGGCGACTTCTTTACCGTTCCTCCGGAACCGATCTATGACGCTGTGGTCGGAAATCCGCCATTCATTCGGTACCACGATTTTTCCGGAGAGGCGCGACTCCGCTCACGGCAGGCAGCACTTGAGGCCGGAGTTTCCATTTCAGGACTGGCCTCGTCCTGGGCAGCGTTCACCGTTCACGCCGCACTCTTCCTGAAGGTTGGTGGGCGAATGGGGCTCGTCGTGCCGGCCGAACTCTTGAGTGTGAACTACGCAGCGCACGTCCGAAGGTTCCTCCTACAGTCGTTCTCCCGTGTCGACTTAGTGTTGTTCACAGAGCGGGTATTTCCAGAGGTGCAGGAAGAGGTTGTGCTCCTGCTCGCGGAGGGGTTTCGCCAAGGGAATACCGACCACGCGAACATCTATCAGGCTCACAACGCAGATGACCTCGGCGAGGTTCTGGCTTCATCCACGACTTGGAAGCCGCTCGATCCGGCTGATAAGTGGACCCCCTTGCTCTTGAGTCGAGAAGCTCTGCACGTCTACACGGACCTCGTCGCATCAGGTGCGTACGTCCCACTGCAGAACTGGGGCAAGACATCCCTCGGCATGGTCACGGGCAATAACAAGTACTTCGCACTGTCACCTCAAAAGGCTGCGGAACTTGGCATTGCCCGCAATGAACTAGTGCGTCTGTCTCCCCCCGGCAGTCGACATCTCCGTGGATTGGGATTGAGCGACTACGCCATGACCGAGATGGGGAGAAGGGGGTCAGCAACATACTTGTTTCGGCCCCCCGGGGAGCCAAGCGAGGCCGCTCAGCGCTACATCGATGCCGGTGAGACCGCTGGGGTGAACCTGGCGTACAAGTGCCGGGTCCGAAAGCCATGGTGGCGAGTTCCCTTGGTTAAGCCGGCCGACCTGCTCTTGACTTACATGAACGCCGACACCCCGCGGATTACGACCAACGGTGCCGGCGCTTTGCACTTGAACTCGGTTCACGGTATCTACTTGCGATCAGAGCACTCTTCACTCGGGCGAGAACTACTACCACTCGCGTCCCTCACCTCCATGACACTGGTAGGCGCCGAAACAGTTGGTCGCGCCTATGGTGGTGGGATGCTCAAGATCGAGCCACGAGAAGCAGACCGTCTCCCGGTACCGTCTCCGGCCCTCGTCGCCGCAAATCGTGATGCTCTGCTCGCTGTTCGACCCCAGATGGCTACTCTCTTGCGCAACGGACGCCTCACTGAGGCGGCGAAGATCGTGGATGAGGTCCTGATGGTTAAATCACTCGGCATGAGGCGCAATGATGTTGCGACCTTGAGAGATGAGTTCAGTCGACTCTCCGCCCGTCGTGCTGCAAGGGCCTAA